From a single Acidobacteriota bacterium genomic region:
- a CDS encoding CHAT domain-containing protein encodes MKVLEKITEEGNFREDLPGVYFSLAKGYWQLKEQQLAIEYARRSAAIIESDRPTEDTLLSLSMLETYHSVYRLMAEIEDSGNNATAALELADYSKARVLRDRIENSALRRKADLDIETRKLVENLSTQLVDGGNAREELAGIEKSVALSLPQTETKRKVDRDLLNNKNLLHDTAIVSYFFNPGGQLRAYVIEDRKPVRSVELSLSEREAGLIAQSIRTKIRDRIFFKNDGKEIYDKLLAPLSLKANHIVIVPDKGLWKIPFHALSPDGESYLIEDRTVTYSPSVSMLLNELRQPAPIRKTVQVFANDSFQDRYLAYVNREAAKIAGIFGSKPFIGATRMQFLGSAGDSDILHFSMHAQLNPDEPLESFLAFKANGKDPGRITVQDLLSIRLKKQNLTFLASCETSNVLNGEGLVSIAWALLGSGSSSVISAQWEANDRSTELFTQKFYEHYREGSSTAKALQAASLSMIQNKSAGSHEPYFWAAFFLLGDYR; translated from the coding sequence ATGAAGGTCCTAGAGAAGATCACTGAGGAAGGTAACTTTCGTGAGGATCTGCCGGGCGTATATTTTAGTCTGGCCAAGGGATACTGGCAATTAAAGGAACAGCAATTGGCCATTGAGTACGCAAGGCGCTCAGCAGCGATCATCGAAAGTGATCGACCGACAGAAGACACCCTGTTGTCGTTGTCGATGCTGGAGACGTACCATTCCGTTTACAGGTTGATGGCAGAAATTGAAGATAGCGGAAACAACGCAACTGCCGCTTTAGAACTTGCCGATTACTCAAAGGCTCGTGTACTTCGTGATCGCATCGAGAATTCGGCCCTTCGGCGTAAAGCCGATCTAGATATCGAGACCCGCAAACTTGTGGAGAATCTCTCAACTCAATTAGTTGATGGCGGGAACGCGCGCGAGGAATTGGCGGGTATTGAGAAATCCGTAGCTCTCTCTTTACCTCAAACCGAAACTAAACGAAAAGTCGATCGGGATTTGCTCAACAATAAAAATCTACTTCATGACACCGCGATTGTCTCATACTTTTTCAATCCCGGTGGCCAGTTGCGAGCGTATGTAATCGAGGACCGAAAACCAGTCCGCTCGGTCGAATTGTCGCTTTCAGAGAGGGAGGCTGGTCTGATTGCACAATCCATCCGAACAAAGATTCGCGATAGGATCTTCTTCAAGAACGACGGAAAAGAAATCTATGACAAGCTACTTGCTCCATTGTCGCTGAAGGCGAACCATATCGTGATCGTACCGGACAAAGGCTTGTGGAAGATTCCGTTCCATGCATTAAGCCCTGATGGTGAATCTTATCTGATCGAAGATCGAACCGTAACCTACTCTCCGTCTGTATCAATGCTTCTGAACGAACTCCGGCAGCCGGCTCCAATCCGAAAAACCGTTCAGGTTTTTGCTAATGATTCATTTCAAGACCGTTATTTGGCGTACGTTAATCGCGAAGCTGCAAAAATCGCAGGCATTTTTGGATCGAAGCCTTTTATTGGTGCGACACGAATGCAGTTCCTTGGCTCTGCCGGTGACTCCGACATTTTACACTTCTCGATGCACGCACAACTCAACCCGGATGAACCGCTGGAGTCTTTTTTGGCGTTTAAGGCGAACGGCAAGGATCCGGGGCGTATCACCGTGCAAGACCTTCTAAGCATTCGTCTCAAAAAGCAGAACCTCACGTTTCTCGCCTCGTGCGAAACGAGCAATGTGCTTAATGGTGAAGGACTCGTAAGTATCGCATGGGCGCTCCTGGGGTCAGGAAGTTCGTCGGTGATATCCGCACAGTGGGAGGCGAATGACCGGTCAACTGAGCTGTTTACCCAGAAATTCTACGAGCATTATCGTGAGGGGAGTTCGACAGCGAAGGCTTTACAGGCTGCATCTTTATCAATGATCCAAAACAAATCAGCTGGATCGCACGAGCCTTATTTCTGGGCGGCTTTCTTTCTTCTAGGCGACTATCGCTAA
- a CDS encoding prolyl oligopeptidase family serine peptidase, which produces MKELDDLSPLNNVDRWSSAPLFMTRGKLDSRNPEKNVLDLKSQLQKKGNEVWFIYAKEAGHGVAGRYVTTAMYEFLRQQLNKKGENK; this is translated from the coding sequence ATGAAAGAACTTGACGATCTTTCTCCATTAAACAACGTAGATCGTTGGAGCAGTGCTCCGTTATTTATGACTAGGGGAAAGCTGGATTCAAGAAATCCCGAGAAAAACGTTCTCGACCTCAAGTCCCAACTACAGAAAAAGGGGAACGAAGTTTGGTTCATATATGCAAAAGAAGCAGGACACGGCGTGGCCGGTCGTTATGTAACTACAGCGATGTATGAGTTTTTGAGGCAACAACTAAACAAAAAAGGAGAAAACAAATGA
- a CDS encoding CHAT domain-containing protein, whose translation MSQWTSSDKSTQLIATAFYSEYLSGHSSAQAHQKAAVSVTQNKSSGVHQPFHWASSSFWLFLIVSDSSLQTPPIFLKDF comes from the coding sequence TTGTCGCAGTGGACCTCAAGTGATAAGTCAACGCAATTGATTGCTACGGCATTTTATTCAGAGTATCTCAGCGGACACTCAAGCGCTCAGGCGCATCAGAAAGCGGCCGTTTCGGTGACACAGAATAAATCATCAGGCGTTCATCAACCCTTCCACTGGGCATCGTCTAGTTTCTGGTTGTTTCTAATTGTTTCCGATAGTTCACTCCAGACGCCTCCCATCTTTTTGAAAGATTTCTGA